ACGGTATCGTGCTGGTTACCACCAGACTCAAGCTCGAGAATAGCATGATCTAATGTCTGTAGCTGTTCCTCCAGTTCATCTAAGAACACACCCAAATACGTAGATGCAAACGAATCCATCACCCCACAGCTCCCCTCAGCCCAAGAACGGAATGCAAATCCAGTACGCTAACTAATCTGTCATTTAACCTTGCAAGGCCTGACAGGAAGCTCTGGGTAGCTCCTATGCCACTGTCAGTAGGAGGAAGGATTTCCTCGAACAAAGCGACTTGCTCGACTGAATCGACCCAGATTCCAATATCCTCCTCACCAGAACTCACGATAACGATTCTATCAGAAGAGCTTGGCAAAGCTTCCGCTACTCCAAACCTAGATGCAAGTCCTATAACAGGAACGATTTTACCTCTGAGATTAATTACCCCTTTGACATAGGGCTTATTGCAAGGGACATCTGTTAACGGCTGCACTTTAATAATTTCCTGAACTTCCGATATCGAAAGCGCATATTTCTCACTATTTAGACCAACAACGACATAATTGCTCATAGCTTTATTCCCTCTTCTCTATCTATACCTTGAACACAGACACATTATGGTTTAATTGTTCCGACAGATGGGCTAGAGATTGTGAGGAGCTTGCTGTCTCTTCCGCAGCCGCAGCTGATTGCTGACTAGCAGCAGCTATGGACTCTATCGCCCTCATCACTTCTTCAGATTGCGCCGCTTGCTGCTCACTGGCTGCAGCAATTTCCGATACCTGACTGGCTGTCTCGCCAACCATACGAACGATGCTCTCAAAGGTTTGTCCCGTTTGGGCTGATAGTGTTGTTGCCTCTTCCACTGCTTTTACGCTTTGATCCGTATTATGCTGCATGCCCTTAATAATTGAGGCAATTTGTTTCGTCGCTTCACCGCTACGCTCCGCAAGCTTACGAACCTCGTCTGCCACAACTGCAAAGCCTCTGCCCTGATCTCCAGCTCTAGCTGCTTCAATAGCTGCATTTAAGGCCAATAGATTCGTCTGTTCAGCAATTTCATTAATGACTTCAATTATTTGTCCGATCTTCAATGAATCTTGCTCAAGCAGCCCCATCTGACCAGACAAACGGTCCATGCTATGTATAGAAGCTTCAATGGCTTCTCCACCTTGCTCCGCCCCACGTTTAGTTCTCTCCGACAGATCGGCCACTGAGCCCGCATTTGCAGCAACAGCTGCAACAGCACGAGACATCTCCTGCACCAATTCACTAATGGTTTGGGCTGATTCCGCTTGGTTTGTACTCCCTCTGGCAATTTCTTCAGTTGTTGCTGATATCTCCTGAGCAGCTGCTGCAACTCCCTGTGCTGAGCCAACCGTCTGTCCGATCAGCTTCCGTAGATTACTCATCATTTCGTTAAATGCAGCTGCCAGCACGCCGACTTCGTCTTTACTTTGAACAATCGCAAGCTGTCGCAGATCGCCTTCTGCAGCCTTGCTTGCTACTTGCAGCACAGATTTGACAGAGCGAACTATTTTCTCTGAAATGAGTAGAGCCAAGCCTACTGCAACAAGTAGAGATAGAATGCCGAATGAAATGAGAATAATAATACCTACCCGGTTAGTTTCAAAGGCATGCTCTACTTCCTTATCCGCACCTTCCACGTTAAAAGCAATCCATTTGTCCATGTCTGACATCGTATCCTGAACCAAAGGCATTGTATTTCTGACATTATCCAAATTACTTGCAGCTCCAGGATTTTTAGCCTCCTCAATCATCTGCTTAATAACTGCAAAGTATTGGTTCGACTGCGCCTCAACCTCTTCGAATATTGCTTTCTCCTCTGGCGTCACAATTAGACCGTTGTACTTTTTCATGTTTTCATTGAAGCGATCCATCGTGTTATTTAACGATTTTGCCATCGAATCCTTTACTTCATCGATCGTTTCTATTTTCATGATTAGAGCAGAAGCACCCAAGCTTACAAAATCTGCACGCATCTGGGAAAGCGTATTAAGGCTAGGCAGCCAACTATCTTGGAAATCCGATATAGAGGTTTTCAAAGATTGCATCCGCATTATGGCTACTGAATTAAGCAGGATAAGAAATATAATTACAATACCAAAGCTTGCTAATAGTTTCTTCCGAATATTAAATTTCACTATTTCTCTCTCCCATGCTTTGTTTTTTGATCATTTCAATAGAATTAATTTCGATATCATCGGGAATTCGGATGATGCAATCCAATACGTTCATAAGCTCTCTACGTGCTTGGCTCAAAAAACCCATTATTGAATCCTGAAGCCGGTCCGTATGGAGCACTGCATTAAGCCATAACCTGCGGTTCAATAGGACAATGGATAAATCATACTCAGACGGATAACGCTTGATTTCCTCATAGATAGTTGTTTGAAGATACGTCTCTGGAAGAATCAAAGAATACATGAGAACAGGATGATCTGGATGCATGTCCTTAATCAGAAACTGCTCCTTCAAAGGATAATTATGTTTATGCCAACGGTAACCGTGCAAAACTGTCGCTTCCTCCTCCCAAACGGGCTCAAATGTTTGAATAGCCTCGAGGAAAAGCTGTCTGTAGAATTGTGTTAATTTCACTTCATTCCCCCACTCTACGTCGCAAATAACATTAACTACTCTGTATTTCTAACAATAAGCTCGAATTATTAGATCTTGTGCATAATGAATATTTGAAAGATATGTAATTAGCTAACCGATATCAAGTAATTGTAAGAAGTTGTTAGTAAAGTATGTGGCTACGACTCACATTTACCCACATACAGCCTCCCCTCCTATTACTCGTATTTGCGCACAAAAAAAGCCACAATAGCTACCGGACTTACCAGCGCATCGTGACTTCCTATAGTCAATTAATTCCTACTTTGAATAAAATATTCTGTAAGCAATTTGCGGAAAACATTAGGCCAAACAAAGCTTTCGAACTCTTCCGCACCCACCCACTTATAAGAGGTCCGATCGGTCACATACTCCTCATCGAGTGCAACCGCTGCTAACACTCTAATATTCCAAATAAGATGGGTAAATATATGCTGCGCATCTCCAACAACATGCTCGGTAGCTTTAACCTTAACGCCGTCCTCAGACAGTGCAGCCTCTATCTCTTGCTTACCCAAAGCTAGCATGTCCCATG
This portion of the Cohnella abietis genome encodes:
- a CDS encoding chemotaxis protein CheW; translation: MSNYVVVGLNSEKYALSISEVQEIIKVQPLTDVPCNKPYVKGVINLRGKIVPVIGLASRFGVAEALPSSSDRIVIVSSGEEDIGIWVDSVEQVALFEEILPPTDSGIGATQSFLSGLARLNDRLVSVLDLHSVLGLRGAVG
- a CDS encoding methyl-accepting chemotaxis protein encodes the protein MKFNIRKKLLASFGIVIIFLILLNSVAIMRMQSLKTSISDFQDSWLPSLNTLSQMRADFVSLGASALIMKIETIDEVKDSMAKSLNNTMDRFNENMKKYNGLIVTPEEKAIFEEVEAQSNQYFAVIKQMIEEAKNPGAASNLDNVRNTMPLVQDTMSDMDKWIAFNVEGADKEVEHAFETNRVGIIILISFGILSLLVAVGLALLISEKIVRSVKSVLQVASKAAEGDLRQLAIVQSKDEVGVLAAAFNEMMSNLRKLIGQTVGSAQGVAAAAQEISATTEEIARGSTNQAESAQTISELVQEMSRAVAAVAANAGSVADLSERTKRGAEQGGEAIEASIHSMDRLSGQMGLLEQDSLKIGQIIEVINEIAEQTNLLALNAAIEAARAGDQGRGFAVVADEVRKLAERSGEATKQIASIIKGMQHNTDQSVKAVEEATTLSAQTGQTFESIVRMVGETASQVSEIAAASEQQAAQSEEVMRAIESIAAASQQSAAAAEETASSSQSLAHLSEQLNHNVSVFKV